In the Syntrophus gentianae genome, one interval contains:
- a CDS encoding gpW family head-tail joining protein has protein sequence MAYSETDLSNLEAAIIALATGSRKVRVAMGDKIVEFSDTDLDKLKSLRRDMMAELPGTANQRYFLTTTGKGL, from the coding sequence ATGGCCTACAGCGAAACAGATCTGTCCAATCTCGAAGCCGCCATCATCGCCCTGGCCACCGGTTCCAGGAAGGTCCGTGTGGCCATGGGCGACAAAATCGTGGAGTTCAGCGACACCGACCTGGACAAGCTCAAGTCGCTCCGCAGAGACATGATGGCCGAACTTCCCGGCACTGCAAACCAACGATACTTCCTCACCACCACGGGAAAGGGCCTGTAA
- a CDS encoding phage portal protein, which produces MEPCLRILDSRGNRIPLSAVSEQPFEGAATGRRMNTWGTSTVGPNTSLYSSLNRLRSRSRELIRNNPLVQGGVDSYVANAISAGIFPRWQLGDQDLWEEFVPKADYYGACSFYGLQSLVFNGLIDAGEILSRKVNRSMSEGLPVPLQIQLIEADHLDETYTTLAPNGNEIRMGIELDRENRRRFYWLWSEHPGESFLTSRNINRRISVPAREIDHVYRPIRAGQMRGRPWLASIIVKIHEYDLYDDAELVRKKGAAMFGGFIEEDAVQIDPANYFGKKKDPDSDSRKVLALEPGTFPILPQGKKVHFSEPADVGASYEMWTRQQLRQIATGLGITYEQLTGDLTGVNYSSIRAGLLEFRRRVQQLQLEILIFQFCQPVAEAFLDAAVLSGILGIRDYYRNRRNYVKIQWRPDGWPWVDPVKDQLAEQMAVRNGFKSRAQVVAERGGDVETVDREIAEDNARADRFGLVYDSDPRYMTKSGVVQKAEETVLAATAQTE; this is translated from the coding sequence ATGGAGCCATGCCTTCGCATCCTGGACAGCCGGGGAAACAGGATTCCCTTGTCCGCCGTTTCGGAGCAGCCCTTCGAAGGCGCGGCCACGGGCCGACGGATGAACACCTGGGGAACCTCCACGGTCGGCCCCAACACAAGCCTCTATTCCTCCCTCAACCGGCTCCGTTCCCGTTCCAGGGAACTCATCCGCAACAATCCCCTGGTCCAGGGCGGGGTGGACAGCTACGTCGCCAACGCCATCAGCGCCGGCATCTTCCCCCGCTGGCAGCTTGGGGACCAGGACCTCTGGGAGGAGTTCGTCCCGAAGGCCGACTACTATGGCGCATGCAGCTTCTACGGACTGCAGTCGCTCGTCTTCAACGGCCTGATCGACGCCGGGGAGATCCTTTCCCGCAAGGTGAACCGCAGCATGTCCGAGGGCCTGCCCGTTCCCCTGCAGATCCAGCTCATCGAGGCGGATCACCTCGATGAAACGTACACAACCCTCGCCCCGAACGGAAACGAGATCCGCATGGGCATCGAACTGGACCGGGAAAACCGCCGGAGGTTTTACTGGCTCTGGTCGGAGCATCCCGGAGAATCCTTTCTCACCAGCCGCAATATCAACCGGAGGATATCCGTTCCGGCCCGGGAGATCGACCATGTCTACCGGCCTATCCGGGCCGGGCAGATGCGGGGCCGTCCCTGGCTGGCGAGCATTATCGTGAAGATCCACGAATACGACCTGTACGACGACGCCGAACTGGTGCGCAAGAAAGGGGCGGCCATGTTCGGGGGATTCATCGAGGAGGACGCCGTCCAGATCGACCCGGCCAATTACTTCGGGAAAAAAAAGGATCCCGACAGTGACAGCCGCAAGGTCCTCGCCCTGGAACCGGGGACCTTCCCCATTCTCCCCCAGGGGAAGAAGGTCCATTTCTCCGAACCCGCCGACGTGGGAGCCAGTTACGAGATGTGGACCCGGCAGCAGCTCCGCCAGATCGCCACGGGCCTGGGGATCACTTACGAACAGCTCACGGGGGATCTCACCGGGGTCAACTACTCCTCCATCCGGGCCGGACTGCTGGAGTTCCGCCGGAGGGTCCAGCAGCTCCAGTTGGAGATCCTGATCTTTCAGTTCTGCCAGCCCGTGGCGGAGGCCTTCCTGGACGCCGCAGTCCTTTCCGGCATCCTGGGAATACGCGACTATTACCGCAACAGGCGGAATTACGTCAAAATCCAGTGGCGCCCCGACGGCTGGCCCTGGGTGGATCCGGTCAAGGACCAGCTCGCCGAACAGATGGCCGTGCGCAACGGCTTCAAGAGCAGAGCCCAGGTTGTGGCGGAGCGCGGCGGAGATGTGGAGACCGTGGACCGTGAGATTGCTGAGGACAACGCCCGGGCCGACAGGTTCGGCCTGGTCTACGACAGCGATCCCCGATACATGACGAAATCCGGTGTGGTCCAGAAGGCCGAAGAAACGGTCCTTGCCGCTACGGCACAGACGGAGTGA
- a CDS encoding S49 family peptidase: MNRAASFVHNLFNKPLLISPAFEDALVRSAELLLKGGSFPPASLRLESSTQGAGRQSKEGVAVIPIHHYLSYRYNEVMDYFYGNTSYEQIRRGFQEALADPSVKAIVFDINSPGGEVDGLFDLVDEICSARGQKPIYAVFNESGFSAAFAIASAADKRYISRTGSSGSVGVVVMHLDQSGWNEKMGLVYTPIYAGARKVDFSPHAALSPEAMAVAQESVNAVYDLFVGTVSRNLSLTPSAVKATEAGIYQGKKAVEIGFADSVLSWNQFMTRISNRKYGGIMKAELEQIFNDMRDRLTALVGGTHPEVVTKADTEKLVATAEEAAKKEGFETGKAEGLEAGRQETQNRAIEILEACALAGMEKEALGYIQDAKLSVDNVRGKIVEAQAAAAERTRISSTVSATSTGEVNPLLVNARQRAETANAAAGKR; this comes from the coding sequence ATGAACAGAGCAGCCTCTTTCGTCCATAACCTCTTCAACAAGCCCCTGCTGATCTCGCCCGCCTTCGAGGATGCCCTGGTCCGTTCGGCTGAATTGCTGCTGAAGGGTGGATCATTTCCCCCGGCAAGTCTACGCCTTGAATCATCAACGCAGGGAGCCGGCAGGCAGTCCAAAGAAGGCGTGGCCGTCATCCCGATCCACCATTACCTCTCCTATCGGTACAACGAGGTCATGGACTACTTCTATGGCAACACCTCCTACGAACAGATCCGGAGGGGTTTTCAGGAGGCCCTTGCCGATCCGTCCGTCAAGGCGATCGTTTTCGACATCAACAGCCCCGGCGGCGAGGTGGACGGCCTGTTCGACCTGGTGGACGAGATATGTTCGGCACGAGGCCAGAAGCCGATCTACGCGGTCTTCAACGAGTCCGGCTTTTCCGCGGCCTTCGCCATCGCTTCGGCGGCGGATAAACGCTACATCTCCCGCACCGGCTCCTCCGGCTCCGTGGGGGTGGTGGTCATGCACCTGGACCAGAGCGGCTGGAACGAGAAGATGGGCCTGGTCTACACCCCGATCTACGCCGGAGCCCGCAAGGTGGATTTCTCCCCTCACGCCGCCCTGTCCCCGGAAGCCATGGCCGTCGCCCAGGAGAGCGTCAACGCGGTCTACGACCTCTTCGTCGGAACCGTATCCCGCAATCTCAGCCTGACACCTTCTGCGGTAAAGGCAACGGAGGCGGGCATCTACCAGGGGAAGAAGGCCGTCGAGATCGGCTTCGCCGATTCCGTCCTATCCTGGAATCAGTTCATGACCAGAATTTCAAACCGTAAATATGGAGGCATTATGAAAGCAGAATTGGAACAGATCTTCAACGACATGCGCGACCGCCTGACGGCCCTGGTCGGAGGGACTCACCCCGAGGTCGTTACGAAGGCAGACACGGAGAAGCTGGTGGCCACGGCGGAGGAAGCCGCAAAGAAGGAAGGCTTCGAGACCGGCAAGGCCGAAGGCCTGGAGGCCGGAAGACAGGAAACCCAGAACCGGGCGATTGAAATCCTCGAGGCCTGCGCCCTGGCAGGAATGGAGAAGGAAGCCCTGGGCTACATCCAGGATGCCAAGCTCAGTGTCGATAATGTCCGGGGAAAGATTGTCGAGGCCCAAGCCGCCGCCGCGGAGAGAACCAGAATCTCCAGCACCGTAAGTGCCACCTCGACGGGAGAGGTCAATCCCCTTCTGGTAAACGCCCGGCAGCGGGCCGAAACAGCGAACGCCGCAGCCGGAAAACGATAG
- a CDS encoding head decoration protein, with protein sequence MGSQTQGNTLQDILKWEQENHFSREAVTVLSGQNLSLGVVIGKITKSIPASGTPDSENSGAGTITSVTGGARTKPGTYTLTCKSYTASPLAAVIEVKDPDGNALPDAGIGGYSNAQINFTVADGSPVIAAGDIWTIEVAEGSGSVRALNPAGVDGSQEAHGFVIDDYDATDGALSGVAIARDAVIVADDLDWPTGITNDQKATALDQLAARGIVTRQEA encoded by the coding sequence ATGGGCAGTCAGACACAGGGCAACACCCTTCAAGACATCCTCAAGTGGGAACAGGAAAATCACTTCTCCCGGGAGGCCGTCACCGTCCTCTCCGGGCAGAACCTCTCCCTGGGGGTTGTCATCGGAAAAATCACCAAAAGTATCCCCGCCTCGGGAACACCCGACAGCGAAAACAGCGGCGCCGGGACCATCACCTCTGTAACCGGAGGAGCCAGAACCAAGCCGGGGACCTACACCCTGACCTGCAAAAGCTACACGGCAAGTCCCCTGGCCGCCGTCATCGAGGTGAAGGACCCCGACGGCAACGCCCTGCCTGACGCCGGGATCGGGGGTTACAGTAATGCCCAGATCAACTTCACCGTGGCCGACGGGAGCCCCGTCATCGCCGCAGGCGACATCTGGACCATTGAGGTGGCGGAAGGGTCCGGAAGCGTCAGGGCATTGAATCCAGCCGGCGTGGACGGATCCCAGGAGGCTCACGGATTTGTCATTGACGACTACGACGCCACCGACGGAGCCCTCTCCGGGGTGGCCATTGCCCGGGACGCCGTCATCGTTGCCGACGACCTGGACTGGCCGACGGGGATAACCAATGACCAGAAGGCGACCGCCCTGGATCAGCTGGCCGCCAGGGGCATCGTCACTCGCCAGGAAGCATAA
- a CDS encoding major capsid protein, protein MLNPFDTDAFNMVSLTNAINILPNNYGRVRELGLFPGKGVRTRTVIVEEQNGILNLLPTLPPGAPGTQNKMGKRTVRSFTIPHIPVDDVILPQEYEGIRAFGTESEIAALAQVMNDHLQTAKNKFAITLEHLRMGALKGIILDADGSTIYNLYTEFGITQKTVSFALSNSSTNVASKCREVTRHLEDNLKGEVMTEVRCLVDEGFFDALIAHESVKEVFLNHSAAVQYLGGDPRKEFKFGGITFEEYRGFATDLEGNSRQFIADNEGHAFPMGTMNTFQTLFAPADFNETVNTMGLELYAKQEERKFGRGVDLHAQSNPLPICYRPGVLVKVTKG, encoded by the coding sequence ATACTCAACCCCTTCGATACCGACGCCTTCAACATGGTGTCGCTGACCAACGCCATCAATATCCTGCCCAACAACTACGGCAGGGTAAGAGAACTCGGCCTCTTCCCCGGAAAGGGCGTAAGGACCAGAACCGTGATCGTAGAGGAGCAGAACGGTATTCTCAATCTGCTGCCCACTCTCCCCCCGGGCGCACCCGGAACCCAGAACAAGATGGGGAAACGTACCGTCCGGTCCTTCACCATCCCCCATATTCCCGTGGACGATGTCATCCTTCCCCAGGAATACGAAGGCATCCGGGCCTTCGGGACGGAGTCGGAAATCGCCGCACTGGCCCAGGTGATGAACGACCACCTGCAGACGGCGAAGAACAAGTTCGCCATCACCCTGGAGCATCTCCGCATGGGAGCCCTCAAGGGAATCATCCTCGATGCCGACGGGAGCACCATCTACAACCTCTATACCGAATTCGGGATAACACAGAAGACGGTCAGTTTCGCCCTGTCGAACTCTTCGACGAACGTCGCCTCCAAGTGCCGGGAAGTCACCCGCCACCTGGAGGACAACCTCAAGGGCGAGGTCATGACGGAAGTCCGCTGCCTGGTGGATGAAGGATTCTTCGACGCCCTGATCGCCCACGAGAGCGTCAAGGAGGTCTTTCTGAACCACTCCGCCGCCGTTCAGTACCTCGGCGGGGATCCCCGCAAGGAGTTCAAGTTCGGCGGCATCACCTTCGAGGAGTACCGTGGCTTCGCCACGGATCTGGAGGGTAACTCACGCCAGTTCATCGCTGACAACGAAGGACATGCCTTCCCCATGGGGACGATGAACACCTTCCAGACGCTCTTCGCCCCGGCGGACTTCAACGAGACGGTCAACACCATGGGCCTGGAGCTCTACGCCAAGCAGGAAGAACGGAAGTTCGGACGGGGCGTCGATCTCCACGCCCAGAGCAATCCCCTGCCGATCTGCTACCGGCCCGGGGTCCTGGTGAAGGTGACCAAGGGCTGA
- a CDS encoding glycoside hydrolase family 108 protein, with protein MKPFDYAFEQTLCLEEGYSDDPADRGGKTNWGITEATLKDACTRGIVPTRDVASLSKDQARLIYKAEYWDALKLDSVISPAIVAEIFDTEVNMGRSAAVKIIQEALNYLGESLAVDGVMGMKTLAALNKWSSKDERALFVCLNGFQFMRYVGIVEMNASQKRFSRGWTKRIQTYKEG; from the coding sequence ATGAAACCTTTCGATTACGCCTTCGAGCAGACTCTCTGCCTGGAGGAAGGCTACAGCGACGATCCCGCCGATCGGGGTGGAAAGACCAACTGGGGGATCACCGAGGCGACGCTCAAAGATGCCTGTACCCGGGGGATCGTTCCCACCCGGGATGTGGCGTCTCTGTCCAAGGATCAGGCCCGGCTGATCTACAAGGCGGAATACTGGGACGCTTTGAAACTCGATTCGGTCATCTCTCCGGCCATCGTCGCGGAGATCTTCGACACGGAGGTCAACATGGGCAGATCAGCCGCTGTGAAGATCATCCAGGAGGCTCTTAATTACCTTGGCGAATCCCTGGCCGTGGACGGTGTCATGGGAATGAAAACACTGGCGGCGCTCAACAAATGGTCATCCAAGGATGAACGGGCTCTCTTCGTCTGCCTCAACGGATTCCAGTTCATGCGCTACGTGGGGATCGTGGAAATGAACGCAAGTCAGAAACGTTTTTCCCGTGGCTGGACAAAACGAATCCAGACCTACAAGGAGGGATGA
- a CDS encoding TraR/DksA C4-type zinc finger protein: protein MPDEIDQAQHHDELFREQALSSHYNRVRKKAGLHRSLAGGTGCSECIDCGEPIEPARLAVMPNAIRCLDCQSRHERLYGRNS, encoded by the coding sequence ATGCCAGACGAGATCGACCAGGCGCAGCATCATGATGAGTTATTCCGGGAGCAGGCGTTGAGCTCCCATTATAACCGGGTGAGGAAGAAAGCCGGCCTGCACCGCAGCCTTGCGGGCGGGACCGGTTGTTCGGAATGTATCGATTGCGGGGAGCCGATCGAGCCGGCACGGTTAGCCGTCATGCCGAATGCGATCCGCTGCTTGGACTGCCAGTCGAGGCATGAACGCCTCTACGGGAGGAATTCATAA
- a CDS encoding head-tail joining protein, with protein MGIKEDMAAALPEMFEVLGEPATFSPSGGTPAACHILIDFNVDLQPDGFQSTAWQRSTVIEAVLSDIGSEPNRGDVFRYNGMDYTVQKVTFNDGLSVKVAVTP; from the coding sequence ATGGGGATAAAAGAAGACATGGCCGCCGCCCTGCCGGAGATGTTCGAGGTCCTGGGTGAGCCGGCGACCTTCAGCCCTTCGGGAGGAACTCCGGCTGCCTGCCACATCCTCATCGATTTCAATGTCGATCTGCAGCCGGATGGATTCCAGTCAACCGCCTGGCAGCGTTCAACGGTCATCGAGGCCGTCTTGTCGGACATCGGGAGCGAGCCAAACCGGGGCGATGTCTTCAGGTACAACGGCATGGACTATACCGTTCAGAAGGTCACCTTCAATGACGGCCTGTCCGTGAAAGTGGCGGTGACCCCGTGA
- a CDS encoding phage tail protein: MIRISIDPIDQARVRKLLSGMKNIGERVLSRSLNKTITGVKTDASTEIRQELNAKKAAVDETFTLNKATIKKLSASIVSTGKPLALIDFVGTRQTNKGVSVLVKKTGARKIITGAFITTLKEGHKGVFWRNWHGVKRTKSTKIKYGALPKTYRLPMSERFGPRVPDILGNDSVMGTVLKKASDRLHTNIESELNYELGKLK, encoded by the coding sequence GTGATCAGGATCTCCATCGATCCCATCGACCAGGCCAGGGTTAGGAAACTCCTCTCTGGGATGAAAAACATCGGCGAAAGGGTCCTCTCCCGCAGCTTGAACAAAACCATTACCGGTGTCAAGACGGACGCCTCGACGGAGATCCGCCAGGAGCTGAACGCCAAGAAAGCGGCCGTGGATGAAACCTTTACGCTGAACAAGGCGACGATCAAGAAGCTCTCTGCCTCCATCGTCAGCACCGGCAAGCCCCTGGCTCTGATCGATTTCGTGGGCACCAGGCAGACCAACAAGGGCGTCTCCGTCCTGGTCAAGAAGACCGGCGCCAGGAAGATCATCACGGGAGCCTTCATCACTACGCTGAAGGAAGGACACAAGGGCGTGTTCTGGCGCAATTGGCACGGTGTGAAAAGGACAAAAAGTACAAAAATCAAATACGGCGCCCTGCCTAAAACGTACCGACTACCCATGTCCGAGCGATTCGGCCCCCGGGTGCCTGATATCTTGGGAAACGATTCAGTTATGGGAACTGTACTGAAAAAGGCTTCAGACCGGCTCCATACGAACATCGAAAGCGAACTGAACTACGAACTAGGAAAGCTCAAATGA